Genomic window (Pseudomonadota bacterium):
TAGCTGCATGCCGAAGCCCGATGCGCCAAAGAGGTGCTGAAGGGAGAGCTCGAGGCCGTTCACCGATCGTTCCTGTGCGTTCAGGGGCCGGGTGATAGCAAACACCGCTTCGGGGTCGCCCGGCTCACTGGTCACTGCCACATTCGGGATGACCGTTGGATCGAAGCGGCCCTGGGGGTCCAACAGCGGGTTGCCGTCGGCGTCGAGGATGACATCGTTCACCACCTCGCTAGAGATGTAGTCGCTCACGTTCTTGTAGAAGTACGTGATCGCCGCGTAGCTACCGGGGCTGTAGTACCACTCGAGTGAGAGGTCGATGTTGTCCGCCAAGTACGGGTTGAGATCGGGGTTACCGCCGCTCGCCGTGCTAGTGCCTGGGCGGTAGTCACTCACCGTGGTCAGTGGGCGCAAGGCGTTCAGGTCCGGCCGCGCGATCGACTTACCGTAGGACAGGCGAGCGATCAAATCCTCACGGGGTCGCAGCTGGAAGTCGAAGGCCGGTAGGAACACCTCGTAGCCGCCATCCACCTCGAAGAACTCCGGCTCCGCATCGGGATCGAAATTGACCATGCCCTCGGTGGAGGTGGTGATGGTGAGGGACTGGGGGAAGGTCTGGAAGGCCGACCCGGTCACGTCCGTGTCTTCATAGCGGAAGCCAGCGGAGATCCGTGCGTCCATGTTGCCGATCTGGAAGTCGTGGTCCAGGTTGAAGTACAGGGCCAAGGACTGCTCGGAAGCACCGAAGAAGGTGGGCGGATTGGCCGCCACGATGTCGTCGATCTGAATCGGGAAGGTGGCTGCGACCAGGTCGTTGACCGGGAACTGGTTCACCACGTTGAAGCCGCTCGGCGCCGCGATGATGTCGCGTGAGAGCACGTCCGCACAGCCGTTGCACGCATCGAGGTTTTGGAAGACGAAGCCACTGGAGACGGCGTTGGTCGAGACCTGGTAGTCCGTGTAGGAAGCCCCCACCGTGAGCGTCACCTCATCCAGTTCCCAGTCCAAGGCCAACTGGAACTGATCGATTTCGTTGTCGATACCGATGTTACGAATGACCGACCCTAGGGGGGAGAAGCCATCCACGTCCTGGAACTCATCGACGCCCGGGCGCGGATCGCCACCGCCGAACTGGTCGACGCCGCGGAAGGCCCCTGAATCATCCACGATGATGGCCACGCCGCCGGGAGTGTAGGTCAAGTCGAAGTCGATTCCCAAGGGTCCCTGCAGGAGCTGCGTGTTGTCGTTGATTTGCCCTCCCGGCTGGCTCACGGCCTGGGAGGTATGCGCGTCGAAACGCATGTTGAGCGAATCGCTCAGCTGCCAATCGATGTTGAGTCCGAAGGAGTCGTTCTCGATGGCAAGCGTGTTCTCGTAGACGATGGCGTCTGCGGCCGTGTTCGTGCGCGTGGCACTAAGCACGCTGTTGTTCGCCGAGAGCACAGTGTTGAACACACCTGGGGCCACCACACCGAACAGCCCGGTCTGGAAGCGGTCCTGCTCACGATCGAAGCGTGACAGCACGTAGTCGAGGGTGATCAACACGTCATCGCTAGGCGCGAACTGGGCGACGAACTGGGCGTTGGTACGCTCTCGCGTGTTGTGTTGAATCTCAGATATCTGCGTTACCGGGCGGTAGACGAAGGGCGCATCTGCGCAAGCAGAGCTCTCGTCTGCGCACCAGAATTCGTAGGGCCCGTCGTTGTCATCCACAGACCCCTTCGGCTCATCCCGCAGCCAGCCATCGGTATGCGTAGACAGCTCACTCGAGTCGCGCTTGGAGTAGGAGAAGTTGGCGAGGATACCGAAGCGGTCACCGCCGAAGGTGGTGGAAAACAGCCCGCCAACCTCCGGGGTGACATCGTCCCCCACCTCAACGGAAGAGTCGTGGGCGGCAGCAGCGCTGAAGAAGAAGGTCGTCTTCTCGTAGTCGAAGGGGCGCGCCGTACGGATGTCCACCGTCGCCCCGATTCCACCGGAAGGCACGTCGGGACGTGCCGTCTTGTAGACATTGACGCCAGTCACCGACTCGGAGGCGATCTCAGCGAAGTTGAAGGCCC
Coding sequences:
- a CDS encoding TonB-dependent receptor — translated: MTNKHVMNHVLVRATALAIALSVGKTALAQEGGGAVEEVVTVGIRSSLTSAADIKRNENGVVDSITAEDLGKFPDTNLAESLQRVPGVSIDRRQNEGNQISVRGLGPNFNMVTLNGRQMPVTSSPEQESIASATQSRAFNFAEIASESVTGVNVYKTARPDVPSGGIGATVDIRTARPFDYEKTTFFFSAAAAHDSSVEVGDDVTPEVGGLFSTTFGGDRFGILANFSYSKRDSSELSTHTDGWLRDEPKGSVDDNDGPYEFWCADESSACADAPFVYRPVTQISEIQHNTRERTNAQFVAQFAPSDDVLITLDYVLSRFDREQDRFQTGLFGVVAPGVFNTVLSANNSVLSATRTNTAADAIVYENTLAIENDSFGLNIDWQLSDSLNMRFDAHTSQAVSQPGGQINDNTQLLQGPLGIDFDLTYTPGGVAIIVDDSGAFRGVDQFGGGDPRPGVDEFQDVDGFSPLGSVIRNIGIDNEIDQFQLALDWELDEVTLTVGASYTDYQVSTNAVSSGFVFQNLDACNGCADVLSRDIIAAPSGFNVVNQFPVNDLVAATFPIQIDDIVAANPPTFFGASEQSLALYFNLDHDFQIGNMDARISAGFRYEDTDVTGSAFQTFPQSLTITTSTEGMVNFDPDAEPEFFEVDGGYEVFLPAFDFQLRPREDLIARLSYGKSIARPDLNALRPLTTVSDYRPGTSTASGGNPDLNPYLADNIDLSLEWYYSPGSYAAITYFYKNVSDYISSEVVNDVILDADGNPLLDPQGRFDPTVIPNVAVTSEPGDPEAVFAITRPLNAQERSVNGLELSLQHLFGASGFGMQLNYTLVSSDAEYDRSNFEQQAILIGLSDSANLVGFYENDRFSIRAAANWRDEFLFAENQLRATNEPVFFDEYLQIDLSASYQLTERLRVVAQGLNLNGEDQVQRGRFDEQFLLRNQQKARFTLGIRGTF